Part of the Natronogracilivirga saccharolytica genome is shown below.
ATATGAAAATGGCATCGGGTTCTTGTGCGAGAATTTCGGGAATCTGATCGTACAGTGTGTAGGTATTGACCGCGGCAGCCCCGATATTCACAACCTCAATGAGCCGGCCGGGCATAACATCTTTCATTGCATCAGCTGTTACCCTGGAAAATGTGCCGTTAAAACCGTAGGGATACCCGGCAGTGGATGAACCACCCATGACAAATACCCGAAAAGAGGTGTCGGGTTTATCAGCAAGAAAGGCATCGTTGGAAAAACCGGGGAGGTTGGCTGTATTGAAAAAATAACGTGCATTGAAGTTTCTGTTAGGCAGTCCGTACTCACCTTTAAAGTACTCTTCCGGAAATTCGAAAAGACTGGTATCTCCCCTGTAGTTGAATAACCGGAGTGAGCTTTCAAGAATCACAAAAAACAGCACCGGAATCATCAGGGTAATGGCAAGAAAAATGAGCTTTTTCCTGCCATCGGCAGTTGGCTGCAGAGTTTCAATATAGGCAGCAATGTCGTCCGGGTCTGCCTTGATCTCACGTGCGAGCTGACCGGAACTTTTTTTTCTGTACTGCTCCCGGATGTAGTTTTTCTGTTTGTTGCTTAAGCCCATGCAGCTGAACCGTTAAAGCCTGTTGAAGTTTTAGGGTGCCTGCCATTTCACGTCATCGATTCTTTTTGCCTTATTCTGAAAGCGAGCCATCACAAAAAGCAAGTCGGAAAGTCGATTCAGGAAAATAAGAGCTTCCTGTGAAATAATCTCGGACTGTTTGCATGAAAAGCAGATTCTTTCCGCCCGCCGGCAAACGGTTCTTGCATGGTGCAGATAGGCGGAACAGGAGGAACCTCCGGGCAGGATAAAAGAAGTCAGGGGTTCAAGAGATTTTTCAAGGCGGTCGATGGATTCTTCCAGAAGAGACACCTGGTCGTTGCCAACACGTTGTACCCTGCTGCTTTTTTCAGGAGGTGTAGCCAGGTCGGCACCAAGGACAAAGAGCTCATTTTGCAGCT
Proteins encoded:
- a CDS encoding cob(I)yrinic acid a,c-diamide adenosyltransferase — translated: MKIYTKSGDHGETSLFGGQRVSKNHSRIDAYGTVDELNTIIGIARTADPVPEIEQLLDQLQNELFVLGADLATPPEKSSRVQRVGNDQVSLLEESIDRLEKSLEPLTSFILPGGSSCSAYLHHARTVCRRAERICFSCKQSEIISQEALIFLNRLSDLLFVMARFQNKAKRIDDVKWQAP